The genomic region ACGCTCCAGAATTTGAGGTGAAAAGGCTTGGGCAGCAGATCCCGCAATTCCATTTGTTGCTGAATACCACCCAAATTGGCCAGGTAGAGCTTGAAACTGGGCTGGCAGAACTCTGCCATCGCCTGTAGGCAGAGTCCACAGGGCGGTGAGGGCGGATCGGAATCGGTGACGATGACAATGAATTCGGGGTCGATTTCCCGGTAGCGGGCAATGGCGTGAAAGAAGGCATTGCGCTCGGCACAGATGGTCAGCCCATAGCTGGCATTTTCGACGTTGCAGCCGGTGACCAGCTCCGGCTGATTGCGCAGTTTGATGGCGGCTCCGACCTTGAATTCGGAGTAGGGAGCGTGGGCATTTTCCCGCACTTTTCGGGCGGCTTCATAAGCAAGTTTCAGGCTGGTGGAATCCATGGCCATAGCGTATTTAAGGGGTGACCGTGCGGTTGGTGGGGGATTCAGCGGCTGAGGAAGTCCAGCGCGTAGTGATAACCCTGCAGACCCATGCCTGTGATGACAGCAACGCAGGCCTTCCCGGTGAGCGTGTGATGGCGGAACGATTCGCGCTGATAAATCTGCGAAATGTGCACTTCCACGGTTGGGATCTGGCTGGCCTTGATGGCATCCATGAGCGCGATGCTCGTGTGGGTGAGTCCGGCAGCGTTGAGGATGCAGCCCTGGAAGCCTTCCTTGACTGCAGATTCAATGCGATCAATCAGAACGCCTTCGTGGTTGGATTGAAAGCATACAACACTGACGCCGAGGCGCGAACCCGCCTCCACGAGCTCCTGTTCGAGCTGAGCCAGTGTGGTGCTGCCGTAGATTTCCGGTTCTCTCAGGCCGAGCCGTCCAAGATTGGGGCCGTTCAGGACGAGGATGCGCTTACTCATGCCTGTTAGCATGGGTGGACGCCGGCAATTCTCAATGCAAAAAAAAATGCACCGGTCGAAACCGGTGCATTTGGGTTAAATTCTAAAATTGCCCGCATCAGGC from Puniceicoccaceae bacterium harbors:
- the cdd gene encoding cytidine deaminase, whose translation is MDSTSLKLAYEAARKVRENAHAPYSEFKVGAAIKLRNQPELVTGCNVENASYGLTICAERNAFFHAIARYREIDPEFIVIVTDSDPPSPPCGLCLQAMAEFCQPSFKLYLANLGGIQQQMELRDLLPKPFHLKFWSVKT
- the aroQ gene encoding type II 3-dehydroquinate dehydratase, which encodes MSKRILVLNGPNLGRLGLREPEIYGSTTLAQLEQELVEAGSRLGVSVVCFQSNHEGVLIDRIESAVKEGFQGCILNAAGLTHTSIALMDAIKASQIPTVEVHISQIYQRESFRHHTLTGKACVAVITGMGLQGYHYALDFLSR